The Patescibacteria group bacterium DNA segment TGATAAAAGTTAAAAAGTACTGTACAATTCTTTTTAACGTTTTTATCCACATTTATTATTTTATGGCGAACCAAATAAAGATTCGTGGCGCTCGGGTGAATAACCTCAAAAATATTAATGTTGATATTCCCAAAGATAAATTGGTGATTATTACCGGTTTGTCAGGATCTGGTAAATCGTCGCTTGCTTTTGACACGATTTACGCCGAAGGTCAGCGTCGTTACGTTGATTCTCTTTCTTCGTATGCGCGGCAGTTTATGGGAGTGATAGAAAAGCCGGATGTCGACTCTATTGAAGGTTTGTCGCCTGCTATTGCTATCGATCAGCGTAGTGTTAGCCATAATCCTCGCTCGACCGTTGGTACTGTGACTGAAATATATGATTATTTACGTTTGTTGTTTTCCAAACTCGGTCATCGATTTTGTCATCAGTGCGGCAGTGAGGTAACTAAGCAGACTTTAGAGGAAATAACTAGCATGGTTTTGAAGCTGGAAGCCGGTGAATATTATTTGGTCGCCCCGGTGGTAAAAAGTCAAAAAGGGGAACAAAAGAAAGTGGTTTCTGGTATTACCAAATCTGGGTATCTTGGACTAGTCGTCGATGGGCAGTTTTTTCATGTTGATCAGCTGTCAACCATTAAAATAGATAAAGCGGAAAAACACGATGTTGATATAGTTTTATCCAAAATAAAAATCAACGGTGACAATCAAAAGATTTCCGAGCTAGTAAAAGTGGCGCTCGATCTTGGTAACGGTGAGCTGAAAGTAAAGAAGGTAAATGGCGGAGATTTTACCGGCAAAGAATATAATTTTTCTCAATATTATACTTGTCCCAGTTGTGGCATCACTCTTTCGGAAATCGAGCCGCGATCTTTTTCTTTTAACTCACCGCAAGGAGCGTGCGCTGCCTGTGCCGGTCTAGGTGTTAAAATGGAAGTTGATCCTGATTTGATAATTCCTAATCGTAAATTAACTATTGCTGAAGGCGCGATTAAGCCTTGGGTGCGCATGGTTGGTGGTCAGACCGGTCAATATAAGCTACTCGAAGCCATGTCTAAGGAAAATGGTTTTTCGATTCATCAACCTTTGGAGAAAATAAAAGCTGACCAAATCGATATTATTTTGTATGGTACGGGCGCCAAAAAATATCTTATTGGGTCGCAAGAGCAAGTATATGAAGGAGTGATCCCGCAGCTTGAACGCCGCTATCGCGAAAGCGATTCTGATTTTATGCGTTCGGAAATCGAAGGTTATATGCGTTCAATGATTTGTCCTTCTTGTCATGGTCAGCGTCTAAAAAAAGAAAGTTTGTCCGTCAAAGTCGGTGGACTGAATATCGCCCAAGTGGTGGCACTTAATATTAATGACGCAGGAGTTTATTTTAAGGGATTGGAAAAATTATTTGATAAAAAAGAAAAACAGATCGGTAGTCAGATTATCCGCGAGGTATTAGCCCGTATTGATTATATTAAGGGTGTCGGGTTAGATTATTTGGCACTTGATCGTAGCGCTGGTACGCTATCCGGTGGTGAAGCGCAAAGGATTCGTCTGGCTACTCAAATGGGGTCGGGATTATCCGGCGTTATCTATATCCTCGATGAACCGTCGATTGGTCTGCACCAAAAAGACAATGCTAAACTAATTAAAACCCTTAAAGAGCTGCGCAATATTGGCAATTCAGTAGTGGTTGTTGAACACGACGAAATGATTATTCGCGAAGCTGACGAAATTATAGACATCGGTCCCGGCGCCGGCACTTATGGCGGACACGTGATCGCCCAAGGCACGCTCAAAGAAATTTTAAGCAACAAAAAATCTTTAACCGGACAATATCTATCCGGTAAGAAGAAAATTGATACCCCTAGCGAATACCGTAAGGGTAATGGCAAGTCTATCGAGATTGTCGGTGCTAAGGCGTTTAATCTCAAAAATATCAGTGTTAAACTGCCGCTTGGCAAATTTGTTTGCTTCACCGGCGTTTCCGGTTCAGGTAAATCAACTCTAATGACTGAGATCCTTGCCAAGGCTTTATCCCGACATTTTTATCGCGCCAAAGATTTGCCGGGAGAGCATAAAGAAATAAAAGGTTTAGAAAATATTGACAAGGTGATTTCCATCGATCAATCGCCAATTGGTCGGACACCGCGCAGTAATCCGGCTACCTATACCGGTGTTTTTACTTACATCCGTGATTTGTTTACCCAATTACCGGAAGCCAAGATTCGTGGTTATGATGCCGGTAAATTTAGTTTTAATGTTAAGGGCGGACGTTGCGAATCCTGTGGTGGCGACGGACTCGTTCGTATCGAAATGCAGTTTTTGTCGGACGTTTATGTTCTCTGTGACGAATGTCACGGTCAGCGTTACCAAAAAGAAATACTAGAAGTACATTTCCGCAATAAAAATATCGCTGATATCCTAGACATGACTGTCGAAGAAGCTAAATACTTTTTTTCCGATAAACCGATTATTGCCGAAAAACTCAGCACGCTATCAGAAGTCGGACTGGGCTATGTTAAGCTTGGTCAGTCAGCCACTACACTGTCTGGCGGTGAAGCTCAGCGTGTCAAACTGGCAACCGAGCTAGCTCGCCGTTCGACTGGTAACACTCTGTATATTCTCGACGAGCCGACCACCGGTCTTCATTTTGATGATATTAAAAGACTGCTCGCTGTTTTGCAGCGTTTGGTAGATAAGGGAAACACCGTACTGGTTATAGAGCATAATTTGGAAGTGATAAAATCTGCCGACTGGGTGATTGATCTTGGACCAGAGGGTGGCGACAAAGGCGGAGAAATAGTAGCGCAGGGAACGCCGGAAGATATTGCCAAAGAAAAAAGAAGTTTTACCGGACAATACCTGAAGAGCGTTTTGGATTAGTAGTTAGTGGTTAGAATTTTTATAAGCTGGTGGGTGACTGCCGGCTTTTTAGTTGGGGAAACACGTCCGGCACCCCCTCTGCCTCCCCCTTGGCAGGGGGAGAATTATAAGACAGACTCCGTCTAGTCTCCTCCCCTGCTAAGGGGAGGAACAAGGAGGGGTGCTGGACGTGTTCGTTCTAATAATTGACATTATTGTTTTAATATGGTAAAAATAGGAATTAGATTTTTGACAATAAAAACCATGATATAAAAGAAGGGAGTACAAAATGGTTGAGATGATTAAGAGGCTATGGGATTGGCTTGATTTTGGTGTCCTTCCTGACGATGGTTATATCAGAGGAGGATGGTGTGGATCGTTGGTACTTTTGTTAGTTGGTCTAGGAGGAACTTTACTGCTTATAGATCTTCTGGCTGGTACCAAGGCAGAAGATTACCTTGTTGCGGCGATAATTATCGGCATGCTTCTTTCGATGTGGGGCATGTGCGGTTTCATGTTCAAGACGCCGGGATTTGCTCGGAGCTTTCGTTATTCATATCAAGTCATCGGACTTGGTCCTGCTAGCGCAGGTTCCAGTATTCCACTAAAAGGTGGAATTATGGACGGTAGCATGATTTGTTGGCGGAAAATTTTTTCAAGCAGAGAAAGCGCTTTGGCGTTTGTGTGTTCAAACTCAAATCGTTTGAACGTGAGAAAGGACACGGGTCGAAAAATCTTTGTCTGGGACTTTTATGCCGAGTAAAAAGGAGGAAAAAAAAGTGTCCTACCCGATAAAGCCGAGTGATATCAACGCTGAGAGTCTACCGCTCGCTTTTTCCGGCAACGAGGAGTCAAAGAAATTTATCACCGCCCTTATTTTGTTGGCACAAAAGAACGGTGACTGGCGGGATTTCTATTTAAAGCAATTAACCGTTCAGTGCCGCTCCGGGAAATTTGAAAGGTTTTTTGTCTCCAACGGACTGATCAAGAAAAATGCCGACAAAACATATTCTTTTACTCACGGGTTTGTCGCCAGATGTTTTGTTGGGGCGCCGGCGACAGAAGATCTTTCTCTATGGAGAAAGATTGAGTTCAAAAAATAACAACAATCAACCAAAAACCCTGCGCATGTAGTGCGGGGTTTTTATTTTTGGCATCTCTTGTCCCGGCCAAAACGGGTCGAAGCTCGGCGCATCCGCTCAGGGCGGACCCCGGACCCCCGCGGTTTTAACAACTTAATATTTTTTGATTTAAAACAATATTGTAAAAGTAGAAGCGGCGGAAGGTGTTTTTCCGCCGCATCGGTTTTTAGACCGATTGTTGGTTGTAGCGTCGCACGTAGAGTGTTGGCGCCCAGGGGCGCAGGAGAAAGATCGAGCCAAAGGTCACGGCCTTAGCGCCCTGTTTTTCCGCCTTAGCGATGTCTTGGTAAGACCAGATGCTCGGCCAAACGGTTGGCATGATTTGGCTGAGTTCACTCGCCATTTGCCAGGTAAGATGCTGGACAATTTTTCCCGACACACCGCCACCACCGAAGTGATCCAGCGGGCTAGTTCTGCTAGGAAAAGCGTAGCGCCAGGGGACCGAATTGATTTGCACTGCCTCGGCGATGCCAGATAGAGATGTGGCCGTAAGTAGGTAGTTTTTTTGCGGGTCATAGCCAAGTTTGATCAGCAGTGGCAGGCAAGTTAGTTCTTTTACTTTTCGGCAGGTGGCGACAAGGTCGGTAGGCAAGCCGCATTCTTGGACGTTGGGACAAGAAATATTGATCTCGATGCCAACAATTTTCTTGCTGCTTAGCTTGCCGTCAGCCATTTCTTGTTTGATTACCGTCGCCATATTTTCTAGCTCTTGGTTGCTACCAAAAATCGAGATGACGACTGGTAGGTCGCTCGGAATTTTTGGCGCGTGTTTTGCTAGCCAACCATTGATGCCGGGATTACGCATGCCGACAGCGTTAACTGTACCATGTCGCAAAACCCTTACGGTTTTGACTAGCCCGACGCCTTGGCCATTTCCGGCTCGCGGATTTTGTGTAATGGTTTTGAGAACGACGGTAAAGAGATTTGGTTGTAGCAGGTTAACCCAATGCAGTGGTGCCTCCCATGACCAACCGCGGCCGTCAAAACCGAGTGCGCCAGAAGCAACGATAAATTTGAGCTCGTGGTCGTTTGATAGAGTGATGCCGTTAATTTTTGTTTGCATTCTATACTCCTTTGCTCCCGCAAAAAAAGCCCACCGCTATTTTCGATGGGATTTGGTGGTTGTAAAAGAACCACGGTTGCTATCAAAAACCCCCCGCATTAATGCGGGGGGTTAGAACTTACTTCTTTATAATTGTTTCTTTCAGTCTTTTGCTCCAGTTGCGGAGGAAATAGAGTTTACTGCGACGTACTTTGGCTTGTTTAACCACTTCTAGCTTGGCAACATTTGGCGAACGGAGAGGAAATATCTTTTCTACTCCGATACCGTCGGAAACCTTGCGAACAGTGATAGTAGCGCCGGCTTCGTTGCCATGTTTATGAGCGATGATCATACCTTCATAAATCTGGATTCTTTCTTTTTCTTCGCCCTTGGTATTTGTTTCTTTAATTTTTTGGTGAACGCGAACGGTCATACCCGGACGGATGTCGGAGAAGTCTTTAACTTCTTCTACGGCAGCAGGGGAGATCTCTTCTGGAGTTGGTTCTTCATTAGCAGTTGGAGCGGCTTCTGCTACTGGAGTTTCTGTCGCCGGTGTTTCTACTACTGGAGTAGTTTCCGGTGTTGGTTCGGCAGTCTGTGGAGCAACGTTATCGGTTGCAGCCTGATTTTGAGTATTTTCTTCTGTCATATGGTTTTTTATTTATTGCCCCTATTTTAGCGGAATATTAATATAATGTCAAGATATGGGAAAAGAGGCAAAATAGCCTCTTTTTAAAAGAAGTTAAAGTTGGTTCATTGACAATACGTTTCGCTCTCATGCCGCCTGCCTGCCGGTAGGCAGGGGCGGGCACTTACTTTTTGTAACCAAAAAGTAAGCAAAAAGTTCCGGGGGCGCAAGTAAGCGCGTGTCCTTATCACCTTAAGGTTTCCTTACCCCGCCCCGCCCCTGCAGACCATAATTACCGAAACGGTTCGGGGCTTGGCGCGGCTTTCGCCCCCGGACCCCCGAGAAGAAAAACACGATACACTGATTTATTATTGGGAAGTATTATTGATTTTGGCGAGGTGGCGCTGGATTATACCAATTATTCTTTCGACAGTGTCGTTCATCTTGCCTTCGTAGTTGATTACAGTATAGTCGTAAAATTTGGCCTCTCCCAGTTCATCCTTTGCATTTTGTAGTCTTTTTTTAAACTCTTCCGGATCAATACCAGGGTCGCGGGTAATCAGACGATTTTTGATGCGAGAGATTCTGTCAGGCTTGATAAAAATTGATAGAGAATTTGGATAGAGTTTTTTTATAACTTTTTTGCCTTTTAACTCAAGGTTGATAACAATATTAATGCCATTTTTTAGCTTGTCCTCAATATCCTTTTTATTAGTGCCATAATAATGACCGCGATTTAAAACTTTGATATATTCCAAAAATCCACCGGCTTTGATTTTTTTCTCAAAATCTTTAACGGAAAGAAATTTGTAGTCAACGCCGTTTTTTTCTCCAGGGCGGGGATCTCGAGAGGTATAAGTGGTGGTCATCTTGAGGTTTGGTATTTTTTGACACACAGCTTTGCTGACCGATGTTTCTCCGGCGCCAGTGGGACCGGCAATAACAAAAATTATTCCCCGCTTCATATTTTTTATTTTGTTGTATTTAAGTAATTTTTCAGATCCGTAGGTAAATCGGAGGAAAACTCCTGCCATTGATTATCTGAGTCGTAAAATCCAAGTAGGTGAGAATGCAAAAATAGTCTGGGTGGAGGAGCGGTTTCTTTTTTTTGTTTTCTGATCGTGTAGAGTTTGTCGCCGGCCAGCGGGTGTCCCAGGGCTTTAAAATGAACGCGGATCTGATGAGTGCGACCGGTTTTAATCGTAACTCGAACCAAAGTATAGTTGATAAAGTATTTTACTACATGGTATTCGGTCAGCGCATTTTTCCCTTCTTGGCTTAGTGGTCTTGCCGCCATTGTTCCAGCAGATGATCGAGCGATAGAAAAATTTATTGTTCCAGAGTCTTTTTCCATTTTGCCTCGGACTAGAGCGAGATATTCTTTTTTTACCTTGCGGTCGGCAAATTGACTTTTGAGAAAAATAAACATTTTTTTGTTACGGGCGACAACTAGCAGGCCAGAAGCATCTTTGTCGATACGATGAACAATGCCCGGGCGATTTTTGTCCTCACCTATTTTTTTTACCTCGGGATATTTTGTCGCTATCTTTTGGATTAGTGTTCCGGTTAGGTATTTGCTGTCAGGATGAACAGGAATACCAGATGGTTTATTGATTACTAAATAATCG contains these protein-coding regions:
- a CDS encoding RNA pseudouridine synthase, translated to MIAKTDDYLVINKPSGIPVHPDSKYLTGTLIQKIATKYPEVKKIGEDKNRPGIVHRIDKDASGLLVVARNKKMFIFLKSQFADRKVKKEYLALVRGKMEKDSGTINFSIARSSAGTMAARPLSQEGKNALTEYHVVKYFINYTLVRVTIKTGRTHQIRVHFKALGHPLAGDKLYTIRKQKKETAPPPRLFLHSHLLGFYDSDNQWQEFSSDLPTDLKNYLNTTK
- the rplS gene encoding 50S ribosomal protein L19 — protein: MSPAAVEEVKDFSDIRPGMTVRVHQKIKETNTKGEEKERIQIYEGMIIAHKHGNEAGATITVRKVSDGIGVEKIFPLRSPNVAKLEVVKQAKVRRSKLYFLRNWSKRLKETIIKK
- the uvrA gene encoding excinuclease ABC subunit UvrA → MANQIKIRGARVNNLKNINVDIPKDKLVIITGLSGSGKSSLAFDTIYAEGQRRYVDSLSSYARQFMGVIEKPDVDSIEGLSPAIAIDQRSVSHNPRSTVGTVTEIYDYLRLLFSKLGHRFCHQCGSEVTKQTLEEITSMVLKLEAGEYYLVAPVVKSQKGEQKKVVSGITKSGYLGLVVDGQFFHVDQLSTIKIDKAEKHDVDIVLSKIKINGDNQKISELVKVALDLGNGELKVKKVNGGDFTGKEYNFSQYYTCPSCGITLSEIEPRSFSFNSPQGACAACAGLGVKMEVDPDLIIPNRKLTIAEGAIKPWVRMVGGQTGQYKLLEAMSKENGFSIHQPLEKIKADQIDIILYGTGAKKYLIGSQEQVYEGVIPQLERRYRESDSDFMRSEIEGYMRSMICPSCHGQRLKKESLSVKVGGLNIAQVVALNINDAGVYFKGLEKLFDKKEKQIGSQIIREVLARIDYIKGVGLDYLALDRSAGTLSGGEAQRIRLATQMGSGLSGVIYILDEPSIGLHQKDNAKLIKTLKELRNIGNSVVVVEHDEMIIREADEIIDIGPGAGTYGGHVIAQGTLKEILSNKKSLTGQYLSGKKKIDTPSEYRKGNGKSIEIVGAKAFNLKNISVKLPLGKFVCFTGVSGSGKSTLMTEILAKALSRHFYRAKDLPGEHKEIKGLENIDKVISIDQSPIGRTPRSNPATYTGVFTYIRDLFTQLPEAKIRGYDAGKFSFNVKGGRCESCGGDGLVRIEMQFLSDVYVLCDECHGQRYQKEILEVHFRNKNIADILDMTVEEAKYFFSDKPIIAEKLSTLSEVGLGYVKLGQSATTLSGGEAQRVKLATELARRSTGNTLYILDEPTTGLHFDDIKRLLAVLQRLVDKGNTVLVIEHNLEVIKSADWVIDLGPEGGDKGGEIVAQGTPEDIAKEKRSFTGQYLKSVLD
- the gmk gene encoding guanylate kinase, which encodes MKRGIIFVIAGPTGAGETSVSKAVCQKIPNLKMTTTYTSRDPRPGEKNGVDYKFLSVKDFEKKIKAGGFLEYIKVLNRGHYYGTNKKDIEDKLKNGINIVINLELKGKKVIKKLYPNSLSIFIKPDRISRIKNRLITRDPGIDPEEFKKRLQNAKDELGEAKFYDYTVINYEGKMNDTVERIIGIIQRHLAKINNTSQ